Proteins from a genomic interval of Lolium perenne isolate Kyuss_39 chromosome 1, Kyuss_2.0, whole genome shotgun sequence:
- the LOC127327536 gene encoding probable beta-1,4-xylosyltransferase GT43E, protein MHNDVGMVSSRRNSTGAFHRDGPAKDWTQFADPSPSPKLLYSQSYVVMRGLLASMASLDFALWSSTLKSACRSSERSKSKGMCCKRVAFQLFVFFMVGIFIGFTPFFSVDVSQKIVSRLPFDEGVDDKVKELDAIVVQKEVEVIDEPEAESPPVPAMLDDEVDFFEASSSAKPAVNDLVIPVRKLLIVVTITSVRPQQAYYLNRLAHVLKGVPPPLLWLVVEWPGATVETADILRSSGVMYRHIMCRKNITNARKIAVCQRNNAIYHIKKHHLDGIVHFADEGRSYMGDVFEEMRKIRRFGTWPVANHDGSKYRVVLEGPTCKGNRITGWNTIQKKGTPRRFPIGFSGFAFNSTMLWDPQRWNRPALDSVIVHSGGRGGLQESRFIEKLVKHERQIEGLPDNCNRVMVWNFNLEPPQLNYPAGWSLWNNLEVNVPVT, encoded by the exons ATGCATAATGATGTTGGAATGGTGTCCAGCAGAAGGAACTCCACAGGGGCGTTCCACCGCGACGGCCCGGCCAAGGACTGGACCCAGTTCGCCGACCCCTCGCCGTCTCCCAAGCTGCTATACTCGCAGTCCTACGTGGTGATGCGAGGCCTGCTGGCATCCATGGCCTCTCTCGACTTTGCCCTGTGGTCAAGCACGCTCAAATCGGCATGCCGGTCGAGCGAGAGGTCGAAATCAAAGGGGATGTGCTGCAAGAGGGTCGCCTTCCAGCTATTCGTGTTTTTCATGGTCGGCATCTTCATCGGGTTCACGCCCTTCTTCTCGGTCGACGTCTCTCAGAAGATTGTCTCGAGGCTTCCGTTCGACGAAGGGGTGGACGATAAGGTTAAGGAGCTGGATGCGATCGTGGTGCAGAAAGAGGTCGAGGTGATCGACGAGCCCGAGGCCGAGAGCCCTCCTGTTCCTGCAATGCTGGATGACGAGGTCGATTTTTTCGAAGCCTCGTCATCTGCGAAACCTGCTGTTAATGATCTGGTCATACCCGTGAGGAAGCTGCTGATAGTGGTGACGATTACTTCTGTTCGGCCGCAGCAGGCGTATTACTTGAATCGGCTAGCACATGTTTTGAAAGGGGTACCGCCTCCTCTTTTGTGGTTAGTGGTGGAATGGCCTGGTGCTACCGTTGAAACAGCGGATATCCTCAGGTCTTCTGGGGTCATGTACAGGCATATTATGTGCAGGAAGAATATTACCAATGCACGCAAGATTGCTGTCTGTCAAAGGAACAATGCAATCTATCATATTAAAaagcatcaccttgatggcatagTGCATTTTGCTGATGAAGGGCGGTCATACATGGGCGATGTATTTGAAGAAATGCGGAAAATCAG GCGCTTTGGCACATGGCCTGTAGCAAACCATGATGGAAGTAAGTACAGGGTGGTTTTAGAAGGTCCTACGTGTAAAGGTAATCGAATCACTGGATGGAACACAATTCAGAAGAAGGGTACACCTCGGCGATTCCCAATTGGTTTCTCTGGGTTCGCTTTCAACAGTACAATGCTCTGGGATCCTCAGAGGTGGAACCGCCCAGCTTTGGATTCTGTTATTGTCCACTCCGGTGGTAGAGGTGGTTTGCAG GAGTCGCggtttattgagaagcttgttaaACATGAGCGTCAAATAGAGGGCCTTCCAGACAATTGCAACCGAGTTATGGTCTGGAATTTCAATTTGGAACCTCCTCAGCTCAACTATCCCGCCGGGTGGTCATTGTGGAACAACCTTGAAGTCAACGTACCTGTAACATAA